The DNA sequence CACCTCTGGTGCAGTCTTCATCCTTGTTAGTCCGTCAGTTGTAGATTGACGGCTTGGCGTTTGCCGCAGGCGTTTTTTTGCAGGTCATAGGAAAGCTGCAAGCCGTCGATCAGGCTGTTCAAGCCTGCCTGCTCGATATCGGAGATATGAACGAGCGCTTCTTTCGAGCCGTTGTTCGGCGCGATAACACCCAAACCGGTCGTTGAGTTGTAGAATTTTACTGTGCCAATTGTCATGATTGATGCCCTTTTAAATCCGGCCCATATTTTGAGACAACCTGCAAAACACCCAAGAACGCAGGGATCTTGGGGTGGCAAGGTTTTAAAAATGGGAAAATTAAGCTGGACGGCAGAAAGAATTTCTGAAGCCGTCTTTCCGGATATACTGTATATATAGATATTATTTTATTTTGCAAGTCATGTAGATAAAAATGCATTTATCTTGACGCGTCATGTTTGACTTGACCGATATGGGGAAGTTCTTTTTTGGGGCAAAATACTACTTTTCGAATAGGCGACGCGATCGTTCGCGCCGCCGACTGATTTCTCTCATTTGCTCTGAATTCAGAAGCTACGGTTGTAACGCAGGTAACTATAGAGAGTGGTGGTATCGCCAAGACGCTCGACATCCAGATTGGCGCGGATTGAAGAGCCATCTGTCAGAGATACGGTATCAAGGCTCAGACTGCCGCCGCCACCACATTCGGAGCTATCCTCACGTGCCCATTTGTGCTGGCAAAGGACCGAGGGGCCGAAGGAGAGGGTTGCTGTTCGGCTGTCGGAAGACAGCGCGTTAAACGGGGTTTGAATTTGTGGTGTGAACTGAAGTCGGGCAATGGTCAAATTTTCCGTATTCAGATCCAAATCAGTGGTGAAACCAGAGGCGGTGGCGTCGAATTTGTCGCCGGATAGCCATACATGCGACAGGCTGGCGGAGACTTCCGGAATCAGGTTGAAGTCGTCATAACTGATCACACCAGACAAGGAACTGCCGATCAAAGCGGTTGTCGCCCAATAGGTGCCGTCAACATCTGTGGTGCCATTGCTCAGAGCCAAATCATTATGTTGGCGCCCGACTTGCACGAACATGTCGGCAAAGAAAGCCTGATGGATGCGTTTAACAGCATAGGCCCCAATATTGCCGCCGATGCTTGTCTGATCACCGGAGTAGGTACCGTCAACATCCGCTTTGCCCAGATCAACGCCAAGAAAATAGCCAAACAGCATATCTTCATCGATGCGATGTTCCCGCGCCAGACGACCCGATCCCATCAAGCTCTTTGAGCCGTCATCATCAAAAGAGAAGGTCAAGCCGCCGGAAACCACGAACCGCGCATGTGTCTCGCTGTCTTCATCTTCATAGATCGCCATCGCATGCGCGGCCATTGCCGACGGGGAGCTTCCGATCGAACCCTGATAGGCGAGTGGGCCAACATGGTTCAGTCCAGAAAGGCTTTTACCATTGACGTCGGCCGCGAACCGATTGCGCGCCTGAGACATGAAGCGGCTATTGATAAGGGATTGCTGGGTGAGGCTTGCAGTGACCTGATTTTCGATCACTGTTTCGGTGGAGGCTTTCTCGGTCTCACCCGCACTGCCGGGATTTACCAGAACTGAGACATAGGTTATGCCGCCAAAAATGTCCCACATATTTGTTCCGCTAGTTACGGCGGAGCTGTTATATGTGACCGTCAGATCGCTATCGGCAATGCTGCAAGTGGTTGAGATTGCACTTCGGAGTTTGCTGGCATCACCCCAAATCCAGTCAGTGGTATTTGTGCTGCCTGATGGGCAATCGTAACTGACTTTCCAGGCGTGCATGGCCCAAGCGGGACTGCAGGCAAAAGAAAAGATGAGCCCCCAAATACATGCGATCACAGGAGCGTAAAAAGGTCTTCTTGAATTTGTCATTGATGCTGGCTTTGCTTGCAAAGTGAGTCTTGACGATCAGCTTAAGATCTCGTTAACAATTCGCCATGTGACATTCTGGCTTTTCACAAGCAATTGAAATTAAAAGTGAATTTTAAGGCAATCTACTTATCCAATGGAACGCACTGATCCTGTGGAGCGCAGGGGCATGCCCGAAACGGACAAATAGGGCACAGCAAGAGCCCTTGGATTGCCTGCGGGCCAGCATGAAATTCCGCCCCTTTCCCACCCCGCAAGCCATAATGCTCCGTCCCGCAGCATCAATGCAGAATGCAGCATATTCAATCCGCAAATGTCAGCAGTGCGGACTTTTGGGACATTGGGTGCAGTGCTGAAATGCTGACATAAAAAAATGTCGCTCAAAACTGGTCGGTAAGTATCATTTTAAACATTAGCTCCACCTAAAGATGGCAATCGTATTAACTGTGCGCTTTGATTGAATGCGCGAAGTACGAAGCGTCGGTTAAACTAATGAACCATGCCAGAATTCAAGAGCGAGTTAGTGGCTAATGATCAGGAGTAGTTGGATGAAGAATGTAATGGGGGCATGCGGTCACTTTATCAATAAATGGGCTCCGAGGCTGATTCCCAATACTTGGCTTCTGACATTGCTATGTGCGGCTTTGTCTTTTCATGCTGTTTATGCACTAGCGGATGAGTTGCCTAAGGCCGAAAAGGGTTGGGCATATTATTGCTCCGGTGAACGGTTGGATCCCTACTACGACAGCCCAAATGCGATCGTCATACTAAAATTGCGCAAGGAAGACGTGCGGCATGACAAGAAAGCAATGCTCTATTGTGAGACCGATAAAGTAGATGAACGCTTCATTCTTGAGAGTTTGTTCTTGCCGGGAGACCGGCGAATTAGAGGTGCTATTTCATTTAAGGTGCCAGTGATCATTGATGGTAAGGCTTACCAATTTGAAATGGTAACTGGATCAGGACCAATGGCGAACTACCAACAGCAGGGCAAATTGGAACGCTTCAATTCGAAGGGAAAGATCTGTGGCATGGCAAGTAAAGCCAATGAGTTAGGTTTATTTGTTGCCAAATTTAGAGAAAAGAAAATGGGATGCAATCGGATACCATTTACAGCATTTGGCTTTGTAAATTCAAAAGACATTCCTGTCGAGATCAGCTGCTTCGGTGATGGCGAGTGTCTTCACTATTTCTTTTATCGAGAATGGAAATTTTATGTACGAAAAGTGCCTCGCGATCTGCTTCCAAAGTGGCGCGATCTTCATCGGCAATTTGTCAAAGCTGTCGAAGAAAGGGTTGTTCTCTATCTAGCTCCTGATGGATGTATAGGCTCATTCAATTGCGAAACGCTGTCTGGTCTCGTCTACAAGAACGCGAGCAATTAAAGGCAAGACAGCGGTCGGCTCTCTGGAAGCCGTTTGTCGCATCTTAGAACAGCCTCCGATTTCAATGACTGCTTTGGCCTAAAACCAGCTATTTGAGAAAAATGCGGCATCGGGGCGCGCCCAAAAAACAATAACCCAATATCGATCAAAGGATACGAAGCTTCGACGCAACGGCTGGAAATGGGTGCACTAAGCCCCACTTCAACGGGTAGGATTGACATGCGATCAGACGTGCGCAGGCCTTCGGTCGACGGATGAGTCATCTTAACACCGGCAATTGCAGCCCAAAACTGACCCTTGCAGCAGGTGCATCGAAGGTCTTTAAAGAAATTCAAGTGCCAAGGCTCGACAACCGAGCTGCAAGACATCACAGCTTACACAGTCCGGCTTCAAAATTTTATCATAAACGCGCTTTACCAGTCCGTTCTCAGTCTTATGGTCTTCAAACCCTATCAAGGAGCTTTCCCATGGCAAAATCCGGCGGTGTCGATCGCAACCACGATCAGAGTTTTGGGGCGAAGATTGCCTTTTTCGTGCTTCATGCCGGTGTGGTGGCTATTTGCTTCTGGCTGGCCTTTGGCCGCTTTGACTGGGCCGATCCATTCAGGGCAAAAGTGCTGGCAGCCTGTGCTTTATTCTACTGTCTGCGCCACATCCTGACGCTGTTTGTCTTGCTCAAACGCCGGGTGCTGATGGCCGAGGTTTTGGGGCTGGTCGTTTTTATGGCTGTGTTTGAAATCGGCTTTCTTCTGCTCGGTGCAGGTGCGCTCTCTGGCTCCGCAACGCCGTTTGGCTGGCTGGACTGGGTTGGCGTTGTCATGGTCCTCATCGGCTCGTGGCTCAATAG is a window from the Cohaesibacter intestini genome containing:
- a CDS encoding cold-shock protein → MTIGTVKFYNSTTGLGVIAPNNGSKEALVHISDIEQAGLNSLIDGLQLSYDLQKNACGKRQAVNLQLTD
- a CDS encoding autotransporter outer membrane beta-barrel domain-containing protein, whose translation is MWDIFGGITYVSVLVNPGSAGETEKASTETVIENQVTASLTQQSLINSRFMSQARNRFAADVNGKSLSGLNHVGPLAYQGSIGSSPSAMAAHAMAIYEDEDSETHARFVVSGGLTFSFDDDGSKSLMGSGRLAREHRIDEDMLFGYFLGVDLGKADVDGTYSGDQTSIGGNIGAYAVKRIHQAFFADMFVQVGRQHNDLALSNGTTDVDGTYWATTALIGSSLSGVISYDDFNLIPEVSASLSHVWLSGDKFDATASGFTTDLDLNTENLTIARLQFTPQIQTPFNALSSDSRTATLSFGPSVLCQHKWAREDSSECGGGGSLSLDTVSLTDGSSIRANLDVERLGDTTTLYSYLRYNRSF
- a CDS encoding DUF1295 domain-containing protein; translation: MAKSGGVDRNHDQSFGAKIAFFVLHAGVVAICFWLAFGRFDWADPFRAKVLAACALFYCLRHILTLFVLLKRRVLMAEVLGLVVFMAVFEIGFLLLGAGALSGSATPFGWLDWVGVVMVLIGSWLNSGSEVQRWLWKRQPTSKGKCYTEGLFAYSMHINYFGDSVLFSGWAILAASIFAWPVPIFITAAFVWFHIPALDAYLEERYGKDFKTYAQKTAKFVPFIY